The following coding sequences are from one Salvelinus namaycush isolate Seneca chromosome 23, SaNama_1.0, whole genome shotgun sequence window:
- the LOC120018945 gene encoding histidine-rich glycoprotein-like — MIRSHKIRSIPPLFGVGYATPHHATPHNATPRHATPHHTTPHHTTPRHTTPHHTTPCHTTPHHATPHHATPRHTTPRHTTPHHATPRHTTPHHATPHHATPHHTTPHHTTPHHATALYSTPRHTTPHNATPHNATPRHATPHHATLHHATPRHTTPHHATPRHTTPHHATPHHTTPHHTTPQHAKARHATPHQTTTCHTTPRHSTPCHNTPHHATPRHSTLKHATPHHTRQRHATPHHATAHHATTHHTMPHHATPRHATPHHTTPRHSTL, encoded by the coding sequence ATGATAAGAAGTCATAAGATACGGTCCATTCCTCCTTTATTTGGTGTGGGCTACGCCACACCTCACCACGCCACACCACACAACGCCACACCACGCCACGCCACGCCACACCACACCACGCCACACCACACCACGCCacgccacaccacaccacaccacaccacaccatgcCACACCACGCCACACCACGCCACACCACACCACGCCACACCACGCCACACCACGCCACGCCACACCACGCCACACCACGCCACACCACGCCACACCACGCCACACCACGCCACGCCACACCacgccacaccacaccacaccacgccacaccacaccacaccacaccacgccACAGCACTCTATAGCACGCCacgccacaccacaccacacaacgCCACACCACACAACGCCACACCACGCCACGCCACACCACACCACGCCACACTACACCACGCCACGCCACGCCACACCACGCCACACCACGCCACACCACGCCACACCACGCCACACCacgccacaccacaccacaccacgccACACCACACCACGCCACAGCACGCTAAAGCACGCCACGCCACACCACACCAGACAACGACGTGCCACACCACACCACGCCACAGCACACCAtgccacaacacaccacaccatgcCACACCACGCCACAGCACGCTAAAGCACGCCACGCCACACCACACCAGACAACGACACGCCACACCACACCACGCCACAGCACACCAtgccacaacacaccacaccatgcCACACCACGCCACACCACGCCacgccacaccacaccacaccacgccACGCCACAGCACGCTATag